A region from the Medicago truncatula cultivar Jemalong A17 chromosome 6, MtrunA17r5.0-ANR, whole genome shotgun sequence genome encodes:
- the LOC25495085 gene encoding ferredoxin-thioredoxin reductase, variable chain: protein MNMNMTSITSSIATLVTPLPLFMNTKNKIQSRSSKMTRIRCDVGEEDSSSSTAKIGSRVRVKVPLKVYHVPKVPEVDLTGREGQIKQNVTFWKDNKRISANLPYKVEFVADDIQGPRGPLKFVAHLKDDEFEFLE from the coding sequence ATGAACATGAACATGACTAGCATCACTTCTTCAATTGCAACATTGGTGACTCCGTTACCGTTGTTCATGAATACGAAGAACAAGATTCAGAGCAGAAGCAGCAAAATGACTCGGATAAGATGTGATGTTGGAGAAGaagattcatcatcatcaacagcGAAGATTGGATCGCGTGTTAGGGTTAAGGTTCCTCTCAAAGTCTATCACGTTCCCAAAGTTCCTGAAGTTGATCTAACTGGTAGAGAAGGACAAATCAAACAGAACGTGACTTTCTGGAAAGATAATAAGCGAATCTCTGCTAATCTTCCTTATAAGGTTGAGTTTGTTGCTGATGATATTCAAGGTCCTCGTGGTCCTCTCAAGTTCGTTGCTCATCTCAAAGATGATGAATTCGAATTTCTAGAATAG
- the LOC25495086 gene encoding protease Do-like 10, mitochondrial yields the protein MTMFRYVRGFRNVFSSRYLASQSFSLVPHTHQTQTHTQQNQTFITTTSSVRGIRRERKNIQPRSAAALTHTTNTAVELAFNSVVKIFTVSCSPNYLLPWQNKSQRESMGSGFVIHGRKILTNAHVVADHSFVLVRKHGSPNKYRAQVKAVGHECDLALLIVDSHEFWDGMLPLEFGDIPFLQQAVAVVGYPQGGDTISVTKGVVSRVEPTQYVHGASQLMAIQIDAAINPGNSGGPAIMGNKVAGVAFQNLSGAENIGYIIPVPVIKHFISDVEENGKYIGFCSLGLSCQTTENVHLRNHFGMQRGMTGVLVNKINPLSDAYRVLKKNDIILSFDGVPIANDGTVPFRNRERITFDHLVSMKKLNEKAVVRVMRDGQELELSITLQPIQPLVPVHQFDKLPSYYIFAGLVFVPLTQPYLHEYGEDWYNASPRRLCERALRELPKKENQQLVILSQVLMDDINAGYERLADLQVLKVNGTEIDNLEHLCQLVENCTKDSLHFDLDDNRVIVLNYETAKIATSRILTRHRIPSSMSADLIDAQNNLQLTSSN from the exons ATGACGATGTTTAGATATGTCCGTGGTTTTAGGAATGTTTTCTCATCTCGTTATCTCGCTTCTCAATCATTTTCACTTGTTCCTCACACTCATCAGACTCAGACTCATACccaacaaaatcaaacattcataacaacaacatcatcagtAAGAGGAATAAGAAGAGAAAGGAAGAATATTCAACCACGTAGCGCCGCCGCATTGACACATACTACTAATACTGCTGTTGAGCTTGCTTTCAATTCCGTTGTCAAGATTTTCACTGTTTCATGCAGTCCTAATTATTTGCTTCCTTGGCAGAACAAATCTCAGCGTGAATCTATGGGCTCTG GGTTTGTAATTCATGGGAGAAAGATTCTTACAAATGCTCATGTAGTAGCTGATCATTCATTTGTACTTGTAAGGAAACATGGTTCTCCAAACAAGTATAGAGCACAAGTCAAAGCTGTTGGTCATGAATGTGACTTGGCTCTATTGATTGTAGACTCTCATGAATTTTGGGATGGAATGCTTCCCTTGGAGTTTGGAGACATCCCCTTTCTACAACAAGCTGTTGCTGTTGTTGGATATCCACAAGGCGGCGACACCATTTCAGTCACTAAAGGTGTTGTTTCCAGGGTTGAACCTACACAATATGTACATGGTGCTTCACAGCTCATGGCAATACAGATTGATGCAGCCATTAACCCTGGGAATAGTGGTGGTCCTGCAATTATGGGCAACAAAGTTGCTGGAGTTGCATTCCAAAATCTTTCTGGTGCCGAGAATATAGG TTACATAATACCAGTACCTGTAATAAAGCATTTTATATCTGATGTagaagaaaatggaaaatacATTGGATTTTGCTCCCTGGGTTTGTCGTGCCAAACTACTGAAAATGTGCACCTCAGAAATCATTTTGGTATGCAGCGTGGCATGACTGGGGTGCTCGTAAACAAAATAAATCCACTTTCAGATGCATACAGAGTTctgaagaaaaatgatattatacTTTCATTTGATGGGGTGCCTATAGCAAATGATGGTACAG TTCCCTTCCGAAACAGAGAACGGATAACATTTGATCACTTGGTGTCTATGAAGAAGCTTAATGAAAAAGCAGTAGTCAGAGTTATGCGGGACGGCCAAGAGCTTGAACTCAGTATTACTCTCCAACCT ATCCAGCCCTTAGTTCCAGTGCATCAGTTTGATAAACTTCCAAGTTATTACATTTTTGCCGGTCTAGTTTTTGTTCCCCTCACTCAGCCATACCTTCATGAATATGGGGAGGACTGGTATAATGCTTCACCCCGTCGTTTGTGTGAACGAGCATTGAGGGAATTGCCcaagaaagaaaatcaacaacTTGTTATCCTGTCACAG GTCCTGATGGATGATATCAACGCTGGATATGAGCGTCTTGCAGACTTACAG GTTTTGAAGGTTAATGGAACAGAAATTGACAATCTAGAGCACTTATGCCAACTTGTTGAAAATTGTACCAAAGACAGCTTGCATTTTGATTTGGACGACAACAGGGTCATTGTCTTGAACTATGAAACGGCAAAAATTGCCACTTCTCGAATTTTGACGCGGCATAGAATACCTTCATCAATGTCAGCCGATCTCATTGATGCACAGAATAATTTGCAATTAACTAGCTCAAATTGA
- the LOC25495087 gene encoding putative B3 domain-containing protein At1g78640, translating into MAYRNNRVCDHLTLGVCHCTSNDDSWNIKKVLKQTDVGYCSRLLLGKKLAEEFVLPVLGAKAHRGIQVKIWDIDTKSMHTIKFKRRSGMYFFNGGWVKEFVIRRGLQEGNKIGLYWDQYGKFFNFTVLEADKDQNRHYV; encoded by the coding sequence ATGGCTTATAGGAACAATAGAGTTTGCGACCATCTAACCCTAGGAGTGTGCCACTGTACAAGCAATGATGACTCTTGGAACATCAAGAAAGTGTTGAAACAAACTGATGTTGGTTATTGCAGTCGACTTTTGTTGGGTAAAAAATTGGCTGAAGAATTTGTGTTACCTGTGTTGGGTGCTAAAGCTCATAGAGGAATTCAAGTTAAAATATGGGATATTGACACCAAGTCCATGCACACTATCAAATTCAAGAGACGTTCTGGTATGTATTTTTTCAATGGTGGTTGGGTCAAAGAGTTTGTCATCAGAAGAGGCTTACAAGAAGGGAATAAGATTGGTCTTTATTGGGATCAATATGGTAAATTCTTTAATTTTACTGTTCTTGAGGCCGATAAGGATCAGAATAGACACTATGTTTGA
- the LOC25495088 gene encoding DNA repair RAD52-like protein 2, chloroplastic, whose amino-acid sequence MMAFSVCKTIPLTSFYKTSTKEVSIEPSSIWFTRKTRSIGVIKCSIERSNSSDGKKGVVSNSNYVVPLDDSFSFSNSSSTITRPLAEILRDLNKRIPDTLVKPPIDPSSSASSSIFIPWYHANRMLSFYAPGWCGEIRDVIFSDNGTVTVVYRLTVRGSDGEAYRESTGTISTTDGSISDPVSAAEENAFCKACARFGLGLYLYHDDQTASM is encoded by the exons ATGATGGCATTTTCAGTTTGCAAAACAATTCCATTAACTTCTTTCTACAAAACCAGCACCAAAGAAGTCTCAATTGAACCATCATCAATATGGTTTACAAGAAAGACGAGAAGTATTGGTGTAATCAAGTGTTCAATTGAACGCAGTAATAGCAGTGATGGAAAGAAAGGAGTAGTTTCGAATTCAAATTATGTTGTACCTTTGGATGATTCATTTTCATTCTCAAATTCATCTTCCACCATTACTCGCCCTTTAGCTGAGATTCTTAGAGACCTTAACAAACGTATCCCTGATACTCTTGTTAAACCTCCCATTGATCCTTCCTCCTCCGCTTCTTCTTCCATCTTCATCCCCTG GTATCATGCTAATAGAATGTTAAGCTTCTATGCCCCAG GATGGTGTGGAGAGATACGTGATGTTATTTTCTCCGATAATGGAACTGTAACTGTTGTATACCGTCTTACTGTACGCGGATCTGATGGAGAG GCTTATCGTGAGTCAACCGGCACAATATCAACTACCGATGGCTCCATTAGTGATCCAGTTTCAGCAGCGGAGGAAAATGCTTTTTGTAAAGCATGTGCGCGGTTTGGTCTTGGCTTGTATTTGTATCATGATGATCAAACAGCCAGTATGTAA
- the LOC25495089 gene encoding uncharacterized protein, with translation MLICGSSLLPHYGSSMPYLHVGGFQSERNWHNKKKNSSRRSMMMTCKSVQNESIVKRVCHKYSLTLATFLTTAVVIASIATVDAATYDEQEETLSNIPQTLSGECKTAQDCKKPKIQKPKSRKAESCTGKCVTTCIRGGDGSPGEGPLNIIGPLVVFKQGFRSRHYCLVECSDICNLISSADNVP, from the exons ATGTTAATTTGTGGCTCAAGTTTATTGCCACACTATGGATCCTCCATGCCTTACCTACATGTTGGAGGTTTTCAAAGTGAGAGGAATTGGCACAACAAGAAGAAGAATTCAAGTAGAAGAAGCATGATGATGACTTGCAAATCTGTGCAGAATGAGAGTATTGTCAAAAGAGTATGTCACAAGTATAGTCTTACCCTTGCTACCTTCCTCACAACTGCTGTGGTAATAGCATCAATTGCAACAGTTGATGCAGCAACTTATGATGAACAAGAAGAGACCCTATCAAACATACCTCAAACTCTATCAGGTGAGTGCAAAACAGCTCAAGATTGCAAGAAACCTAAAATACAGAAACCAAAGTCAAGAAAAGCAGAATCATGCACAGGTAAGTGTGTCACTACATGCATTAGAGGTGGTGATGGCTCTCCTGGTGAAGGCCCTCTTAACATCATAGGACCACTCGTTGTTTTCAAGCAAGGTTTTCGATCTCGTCATTACTG TTTGGTAGAATGTTCAGATATCTGTAATTTGATAAGCAGTGCTGACAACGTGCCTTGA